The Streptomyces tendae genome has a window encoding:
- a CDS encoding cation:proton antiporter translates to MHSSAIFLIEFGAIILGLGLLGRLAGRLQFSPIPLYLLAGLAFGEGGLLPLGASEEFVAIGAEIGVILLLLMLGLEYTATDLVSNLKTQYPAGLVDMTLNALPGAALALLMGWGPVAAVVLAGVTWISSSGVIAKVLGDLGRLGNRETPVILSILVLEDLAMAVYLPIITALLAGVSLAAGSVTLAIALGVAGLVLFVAVRYGRVISRFVSSDDPEKLLLVVLGLTLLVAGLAQQLQVSAAVGAFLVGIALSGEVAEGAHNLLAPLRDLFAAVFFVFFGLHTDPQSIPPVILPALGLAVVTALTKVATGYWAARRAGISKKGRWRAGGTLVARGEFSIVIAGLAVTAGIEPQLGPLATAYVLVLVVLGPLTARYTEPIALRLARRGTTSPDAMVAQRSTPAAETLEPVEDSGRDR, encoded by the coding sequence GTGCACTCTTCCGCGATCTTCCTCATCGAGTTCGGCGCGATCATCCTGGGCCTCGGCCTGCTCGGCCGCCTCGCCGGACGCCTCCAGTTCTCGCCCATCCCCCTCTACCTGCTGGCCGGCCTCGCGTTCGGCGAGGGCGGTCTGCTGCCGCTCGGCGCCAGCGAGGAGTTCGTGGCGATCGGCGCCGAGATCGGCGTCATCCTGCTGCTCCTCATGCTCGGTCTGGAGTACACGGCCACCGACCTCGTCTCCAACCTGAAGACGCAGTACCCCGCCGGTCTCGTCGACATGACGCTCAACGCCCTTCCCGGCGCCGCCCTCGCCCTGCTCATGGGCTGGGGGCCGGTCGCCGCCGTGGTGCTGGCGGGCGTCACCTGGATCTCCTCGTCCGGCGTCATCGCCAAGGTCCTCGGCGACCTGGGCCGGCTCGGCAACAGAGAGACCCCGGTCATCCTCAGCATCCTGGTGCTCGAGGACCTGGCGATGGCCGTCTACCTGCCGATCATCACCGCGCTGCTGGCCGGTGTCAGCCTCGCCGCGGGCAGCGTCACCCTCGCCATCGCGCTGGGCGTCGCCGGTCTCGTGCTCTTCGTCGCCGTCCGCTACGGCCGCGTGATCTCCCGCTTCGTCTCCAGCGACGACCCGGAGAAGCTGCTGCTCGTCGTGCTCGGTCTGACCCTGCTGGTCGCCGGTCTCGCCCAGCAGCTCCAGGTGTCGGCCGCCGTGGGCGCGTTCCTCGTCGGCATCGCCCTGTCCGGTGAGGTCGCCGAGGGCGCGCACAACCTGCTGGCGCCGCTGCGCGACCTGTTCGCCGCGGTGTTCTTCGTCTTCTTCGGCCTGCACACCGACCCGCAGTCCATCCCGCCGGTCATCCTCCCGGCGCTCGGCCTGGCCGTGGTCACCGCGCTCACGAAGGTCGCCACCGGCTACTGGGCGGCCCGCCGGGCCGGCATCTCGAAGAAGGGCCGCTGGCGCGCGGGCGGCACCCTGGTGGCGCGCGGCGAGTTCTCCATCGTCATCGCCGGCCTCGCGGTGACCGCCGGCATCGAACCCCAGCTCGGCCCGCTGGCCACGGCGTACGTCCTGGTCCTGGTCGTGCTCGGCCCGCTCACCGCCCGTTACACCGAGCCGATCGCGCTGCGTCTGGCCCGGCGCGGCACGACCTCGCCCGACGCGATGGTGGCCCAGCGCTCCACGCCCGCGGCGGAGACGCTGGAGCCGGTGGAGGACAGCGGCCGCGACCGCTGA
- a CDS encoding cation:proton antiporter regulatory subunit, producing MSATPLPGIGVKYDLTTREHEHLSVIAHRDGARTVNVYRSDDPDACARSMRLSTAESAALIDALMPAHHSPNLLHTTDLGLVAERIELSSVSYWNGRLLGETRMRTDTGVSIVAVLRRAEATPSPPPDFRLAGGDTLIVIGTREGVDAAAEILGRE from the coding sequence ATGAGCGCGACACCGCTGCCGGGCATCGGTGTGAAATACGACCTCACCACGCGTGAGCACGAGCACCTGTCCGTCATCGCGCACCGCGACGGTGCCCGGACGGTCAACGTGTACCGTTCCGACGACCCGGACGCCTGCGCCCGCTCGATGCGGCTGAGCACCGCCGAGTCGGCCGCGCTGATCGACGCGCTGATGCCGGCCCACCACAGCCCGAACCTGCTGCACACCACGGACCTGGGGCTGGTCGCCGAGCGTATCGAGCTGTCCTCCGTCTCCTACTGGAACGGGCGGCTGCTCGGCGAGACCCGGATGCGTACCGACACGGGAGTGTCGATCGTGGCCGTGCTGCGCAGGGCGGAGGCCACCCCCTCCCCGCCGCCGGACTTCCGGCTGGCCGGCGGGGACACCCTGATCGTGATCGGCACGCGCGAGGGCGTCGACGCCGCCGCCGAGATCCTCGGGCGGGAGTGA
- a CDS encoding universal stress protein, which yields MDDTVIVGVDGSPSSLDAVDVAAEEARLRGARLRIVHAFTRSADLDPMIHGVLAEAEQRVHERVPELEVVRTVVSGEALTVLRAEARHAVLTVLGRRGRSAFRDLLLGSTSLQMATHAHGPVMVVRGRPEPQGPVLLAVDGSPAGNAAASFAFTEAERRGAPLMAMHVWNTWTEPTPYESPADPLSVVVDLSQLERRHRQLLEEAVRPWMDAHPEVLVQPRLERARVRPALLAVTREAQLVVAGARGHGGVAGMLLGSVSQALLHHSDCPVTVVRFLG from the coding sequence GTGGACGACACGGTGATCGTCGGGGTGGACGGTTCGCCCTCCAGCCTCGACGCCGTCGACGTGGCGGCCGAGGAGGCGCGACTGCGCGGTGCGCGCCTGCGGATCGTGCACGCGTTCACGCGCTCCGCCGACCTGGACCCGATGATCCACGGCGTGCTGGCCGAGGCCGAGCAGCGGGTCCACGAGCGCGTGCCGGAGCTGGAAGTCGTGCGCACGGTGGTGTCCGGTGAGGCGCTGACCGTGCTGCGGGCCGAGGCGCGGCACGCGGTGCTGACCGTGCTGGGCCGTCGCGGCCGGAGCGCGTTCCGCGATCTGCTGCTGGGGTCGACGTCCCTGCAGATGGCGACACACGCGCACGGCCCGGTGATGGTGGTGCGCGGGCGGCCCGAACCCCAGGGGCCTGTCCTGCTGGCCGTGGACGGCTCACCGGCCGGGAACGCCGCAGCGTCCTTCGCGTTCACGGAGGCGGAGAGGCGCGGGGCGCCGCTGATGGCGATGCACGTGTGGAACACCTGGACCGAGCCCACGCCGTACGAGAGCCCGGCCGATCCGCTGAGCGTGGTGGTGGACCTCTCCCAGCTCGAACGCCGGCACCGGCAGCTGCTGGAGGAGGCGGTGAGGCCCTGGATGGACGCGCATCCGGAGGTCCTCGTCCAGCCGCGCCTCGAACGGGCCCGGGTGCGGCCCGCCCTGCTGGCGGTGACGCGCGAGGCGCAGCTGGTGGTGGCCGGAGCGCGCGGTCACGGCGGGGTCGCCGGGATGCTGCTCGGCTCGGTCAGCCAGGCGCTGCTGCACCATTCGGACTGCCCGGTCACCGTGGTGCGGTTCCTGGGCTGA
- a CDS encoding secondary thiamine-phosphate synthase enzyme YjbQ, which produces MSDAFTTRVLTLTTGSDERVVDITRDCEAFLREAAAGRDGLLNVFVPHATAGIAVIETGAGSDDDLLSALHTLLPADDRWQHRHGSPGHGRDHVLPAFVPPHATLPVLDGRLELGTWQSVCLVDTNRDNPDRKVRLSFLG; this is translated from the coding sequence ATGTCCGATGCCTTCACCACCCGAGTCCTGACCCTCACCACCGGCTCCGACGAGCGGGTCGTCGACATCACCCGCGACTGCGAGGCCTTCCTGCGGGAAGCCGCGGCCGGCCGGGACGGCCTGCTCAACGTGTTCGTCCCGCACGCCACGGCCGGCATCGCCGTCATCGAGACCGGCGCCGGCAGCGACGACGACCTGCTGTCGGCCCTGCACACCCTGCTCCCCGCCGACGACCGCTGGCAGCACCGGCACGGCAGCCCCGGACACGGCCGCGACCACGTCCTGCCCGCCTTCGTCCCGCCGCACGCGACGCTCCCGGTGCTCGACGGCCGCCTGGAGCTGGGCACCTGGCAGTCGGTGTGCCTGGTCGACACCAACCGCGACAACCCCGACCGCAAGGTCCGGCTCAGCTTCCTCGGCTGA
- a CDS encoding NAD(P)-binding domain-containing protein, which yields MREVGVVVTGAGQAGLSSAYHLRRSGFEPDRDFVVLDHSPGPGGAWQFRWPSLTYGKVHGMHALPGMELTDADPLRPSSEVISAYFDRYERTFDLRVRRPVDVHAVREGSGGRLLVETSHGIWATRALINATGTWDRPFWPRYPGQETFRGRQLHTARYPGPEAFAGLRVVVVGGGASGTQHLLEIAPYAAATTWVTRRPPVWREEPFDENAGREAVALVEERVRQGLPPRSVVSVTGLPLNDAIRRGLADGVLDRQPMFDRIEPDGVVWADGRRVAADVILWATGFRPAVDHLAPLRLREPGGGIRVEGTRAVADPRIHLVGYGPSASTIGANRAGRAAVREIRRLLAEEPAAA from the coding sequence ATGCGCGAGGTCGGGGTCGTCGTCACGGGGGCCGGTCAGGCCGGGCTGTCGAGCGCCTATCACCTGCGGCGGTCCGGCTTCGAGCCGGACCGCGACTTCGTGGTGCTGGACCACTCCCCCGGTCCCGGCGGGGCCTGGCAGTTCCGCTGGCCCTCGCTGACGTACGGCAAGGTGCACGGGATGCACGCGCTGCCCGGCATGGAGCTCACCGACGCCGATCCGCTGCGGCCGTCCTCCGAGGTGATCAGCGCGTACTTCGACCGCTACGAGCGCACGTTCGACCTGCGGGTGCGCCGGCCCGTGGACGTGCACGCGGTGCGCGAGGGGTCCGGCGGCCGGCTGCTGGTGGAGACCTCGCACGGCATCTGGGCGACCCGGGCGCTGATCAACGCGACCGGCACCTGGGACCGGCCGTTCTGGCCCCGCTACCCGGGCCAGGAGACCTTCCGCGGACGGCAGTTGCACACCGCGCGGTACCCGGGGCCCGAGGCGTTCGCCGGGCTGCGGGTGGTCGTGGTGGGCGGCGGCGCCTCCGGCACCCAGCACCTGCTGGAGATCGCCCCGTACGCGGCGGCCACCACCTGGGTGACCCGGCGGCCGCCCGTCTGGCGCGAGGAGCCCTTCGACGAGAACGCCGGCCGCGAGGCCGTGGCGCTCGTCGAGGAACGGGTACGGCAGGGGCTGCCGCCGCGCAGCGTCGTCTCCGTGACGGGGCTGCCGCTGAACGACGCGATCCGGCGGGGTCTGGCGGACGGCGTGCTCGACAGGCAGCCGATGTTCGACCGCATCGAGCCTGACGGCGTGGTGTGGGCGGACGGGCGCAGGGTGGCGGCGGACGTGATCCTGTGGGCGACCGGGTTCCGGCCCGCCGTCGACCATCTCGCCCCGCTGAGGCTGCGGGAGCCGGGCGGCGGGATCCGCGTGGAGGGCACCCGGGCGGTTGCCGACCCGCGGATCCATCTCGTCGGGTACGGCCCCTCGGCCAGCACCATCGGCGCCAACCGCGCGGGACGTGCGGCGGTGCGGGAGATCAGGCGGCTGCTGGCCGAGGAGCCGGCCGCGGCGTGA
- the mltG gene encoding endolytic transglycosylase MltG — MQTNTPSRKSIRLTRRGRFALATLGAVVAGTAVAVPLLIMNGDEEPRPTTLVVPAGWRASQVYAAIDKTLELPAGTTKKSLAKADLKLPNEADGNPEGYLFPATYPLADNTTPQKLLARMVETANKEFNGAPVAAGAQRNAMNVYQAVTVASIVQAEAATRADMGKVARVIFNRLERGMPLQMDSTVGYALNRAAGRTTRADTEVDSPYNSYRRMGLPPTPIANPGEDAVRAAITPAPGDWLYFVTVRPGDTRFTADFAQHRRDVAEAEAERRKSAEKSARPSPA, encoded by the coding sequence ATGCAGACGAACACTCCGTCACGGAAATCGATCCGACTGACGCGACGCGGCCGTTTCGCCCTGGCGACACTCGGGGCCGTCGTGGCCGGCACTGCCGTGGCGGTGCCGCTGCTGATCATGAACGGCGACGAGGAGCCCCGCCCGACCACCCTGGTGGTCCCCGCGGGATGGCGGGCGAGCCAGGTGTACGCCGCCATCGACAAGACCCTCGAACTGCCCGCCGGCACCACCAAGAAGTCCCTCGCCAAGGCGGACCTGAAGCTGCCGAACGAGGCCGACGGCAATCCTGAGGGGTACCTCTTCCCGGCCACGTATCCGCTCGCGGACAACACCACGCCGCAGAAGCTGCTGGCCCGCATGGTCGAGACCGCCAACAAGGAGTTCAACGGCGCCCCCGTCGCGGCCGGCGCACAGCGCAACGCGATGAACGTCTACCAGGCGGTCACGGTCGCCAGCATCGTCCAGGCGGAGGCCGCCACCAGGGCCGACATGGGCAAGGTGGCCCGGGTGATCTTCAACCGGCTGGAGCGCGGGATGCCGCTGCAGATGGACTCCACCGTCGGCTACGCCCTGAACCGCGCCGCCGGGCGCACCACCCGCGCCGACACCGAGGTCGACAGCCCTTACAACTCCTACCGGCGCATGGGGCTGCCGCCGACCCCGATCGCCAACCCGGGAGAGGACGCCGTGCGCGCCGCCATCACCCCCGCCCCGGGCGACTGGCTGTACTTCGTCACGGTGCGGCCGGGGGACACCCGCTTCACCGCGGACTTCGCCCAGCACCGGCGCGACGTGGCCGAGGCCGAGGCCGAGCGGAGGAAGTCCGCCGAGAAGTCCGCCCGGCCCTCCCCGGCGTAG
- a CDS encoding ABC transporter ATP-binding protein, which yields MHPDHVPAWTPPAGAEKEPRQVRRILRLFRPYRGRLAIVGLLVGAASLVSVATPFLLKAILDVALPQGRTGLLSLLALGMILSAVLTSVFGVLQTLISTTVGQRVMHDLRTAVYGRLQRMSLAFFTRTRTGEVQSRIANDIGGMQATVTSTATSLVSNLTSVVATVVAMLALDWRLTVVSLVLLPVFVWISRRVGNERRKITTRRQKQMAAMAATVTESLSVSGILLGRTMGRSDSLTAAFAEESERLVDLEVRSNMAGRWRMAVITIVMAAMPAVIYWTAGLALHSGGPAVSIGTIVAFVSLQQGLFRPAVSLLSTGVQIQTSLALFQRIFEYLDLPVDITERADPVRLDRVKGEVRFEKVSFGYDGKGGPVLDGIDLTVPPGGSLAVVGPTGAGKSTLGHLVPRLYDVTGGRVTLDGVDVRDLDFDTLARAVGVVSQETYLFHATVADNLRFAKPDATEEELHAAARAAQIHDHIAALPDGYDTVVGERGHRFSGGEKQRLAIARTILRDPPVLVLDEATSALDTRTEAAVQAAIDALSADRTTITIAHRLSTVRGADQIVVLDSGRVVERGTHEELLERDGRYAALVRRDARLEPTR from the coding sequence ATGCACCCCGACCACGTACCCGCCTGGACCCCACCCGCCGGAGCCGAGAAAGAACCCCGGCAGGTGCGGCGCATCCTCAGACTGTTCCGCCCTTACCGGGGCCGCCTCGCGATCGTGGGGCTGCTCGTCGGAGCGGCCTCGCTCGTCTCCGTCGCCACACCCTTCCTGCTGAAGGCGATCCTCGACGTCGCCCTGCCCCAAGGCCGTACCGGCCTGCTCAGCCTGCTCGCGCTCGGCATGATCCTCAGCGCGGTGCTCACCAGCGTGTTCGGGGTGCTGCAGACCCTGATCTCGACGACGGTGGGCCAGCGCGTCATGCACGACCTGCGCACCGCCGTCTACGGCCGGCTCCAGCGCATGTCGCTCGCCTTCTTCACCCGCACCCGCACCGGCGAGGTCCAGTCCCGCATCGCCAACGACATCGGCGGCATGCAGGCCACCGTGACCTCGACGGCGACTTCCCTGGTCTCCAACCTCACCAGCGTGGTCGCCACCGTGGTGGCGATGCTCGCGCTCGACTGGCGGCTGACGGTGGTGTCGCTGGTCCTGCTGCCGGTCTTCGTGTGGATCAGCCGCCGCGTCGGCAACGAACGCAGGAAGATCACCACCCGGCGCCAGAAGCAGATGGCCGCGATGGCGGCCACGGTCACCGAGTCGCTCTCGGTCAGCGGCATCCTGCTCGGCCGCACCATGGGCCGCTCCGACTCCCTCACCGCCGCCTTCGCGGAGGAGTCCGAGCGCCTGGTCGACCTGGAGGTGCGGTCGAACATGGCCGGCCGCTGGCGGATGGCGGTCATCACGATCGTCATGGCCGCCATGCCCGCGGTCATCTACTGGACGGCGGGCCTCGCCCTGCACTCGGGAGGCCCCGCGGTGTCGATCGGCACCATCGTCGCCTTCGTCTCGCTCCAGCAGGGCCTGTTCCGCCCGGCGGTGAGCCTGCTGTCCACGGGCGTGCAGATCCAGACCTCGCTCGCCCTCTTCCAGCGCATCTTCGAGTACCTGGACCTGCCCGTCGACATCACCGAGCGGGCGGACCCGGTGCGCCTCGACCGGGTCAAGGGCGAGGTCCGCTTCGAGAAGGTCTCGTTCGGCTACGACGGCAAGGGCGGCCCGGTGCTCGACGGCATCGACCTCACCGTCCCGCCGGGCGGCAGCCTCGCCGTCGTCGGCCCGACCGGCGCCGGCAAGTCCACCCTCGGCCACCTGGTCCCCAGGCTGTACGACGTCACGGGCGGCCGGGTCACCCTCGACGGCGTCGACGTCCGCGACCTGGACTTCGACACCTTGGCCCGAGCGGTGGGCGTCGTCTCCCAGGAGACGTACCTCTTCCACGCGACGGTCGCGGACAACCTGCGCTTCGCCAAGCCGGACGCCACCGAGGAGGAGTTGCACGCGGCGGCGAGGGCCGCCCAGATCCACGACCACATCGCCGCCCTTCCCGACGGGTACGACACCGTCGTCGGCGAGCGCGGTCACCGCTTCTCCGGCGGGGAGAAGCAGCGCCTGGCGATCGCCCGGACCATCCTGCGCGACCCTCCGGTGCTGGTGCTCGACGAGGCCACCAGCGCGCTGGACACCCGTACCGAGGCGGCGGTGCAGGCGGCCATCGACGCGCTGTCGGCCGACCGCACCACGATCACCATCGCCCACCGGCTGTCCACCGTCCGCGGCGCCGACCAGATCGTCGTCCTCGACTCCGGCCGCGTGGTCGAACGGGGCACCCACGAGGAGCTGCTGGAGCGCGACGGGCGTTACGCGGCCCTCGTGCGGAGGGACGCCCGACTGGAGCCGACAAGATGA
- a CDS encoding MarR family winged helix-turn-helix transcriptional regulator — MTAPDPDGLLAEQLLRLTRRVHRIQKRHLERRELGITPAQSRLLRTLAHYGSPPRMADLAERLEVVPRAVTTLVDGLEAHGKVRRVPDPANRRVIRIELTDDGRATLRELRAARRAAAEEILAPLGERERELLGELMNTLVDGPATPPCAEGPAGRTG, encoded by the coding sequence ATGACCGCCCCCGACCCCGACGGCCTGCTGGCCGAGCAGTTGCTCCGGCTCACCCGCCGGGTGCACCGCATCCAGAAACGGCATCTGGAGCGGCGCGAGCTCGGCATCACTCCTGCCCAGTCCCGGCTGCTGCGCACCCTCGCGCACTACGGGTCGCCGCCGCGCATGGCCGACCTCGCGGAGCGGCTCGAGGTGGTGCCCCGCGCCGTGACCACCCTGGTGGACGGGTTGGAGGCGCACGGCAAGGTGCGGCGGGTCCCCGATCCGGCCAACCGGCGGGTGATCCGCATCGAGCTCACCGACGACGGGCGCGCGACGCTGCGGGAACTGCGTGCGGCACGCCGGGCGGCCGCGGAGGAGATCCTCGCCCCGCTGGGCGAGCGGGAGCGGGAGCTGCTCGGCGAGCTGATGAACACCCTGGTGGACGGGCCGGCCACGCCGCCGTGCGCGGAGGGGCCGGCCGGGCGGACGGGCTGA
- a CDS encoding ABC transporter ATP-binding protein: MQIQDLPYADPGVPDARSGPRFLWWLFRNQLTGQLKALAWGLLHFASVASLPFCVGVAVQAAVDRSGGRLALAGGLMALACAGNAVGDTFLHRAAVTNWITAAARVQQLLGRKAAVLGSVLTRRVAAGEVVAVSTGDVEKIGWFVEALSRFTAAAVTIALVTVGLLVYQPALGVVVAVGLPVLALAVLPLLPRATRRADVQREKAGRATELASDTVAGLRVLRGIGGEDLFLDRYRRASQEVRHAAVRSARMWSLIAAVQVLLPGLLLITVVWYGVHLARDGRIAVGELVTVYSSVMLLTYPLRHFEEIAMAYSFSRPSARRAARVLSLERATDTAGTRPAGVPAGDLYDPGTGLLAPAGRLTAVVCGDPDAAGRLAERLGGHATQEGGAVLLGGVPLDELPLDSARTAVLVQDKDPVLLSGTLRDLFDVPASGAVAPEAALDAAQCGDVLAALVQGSLGAEDPMDARITERGRSLSGGQRQRLALARSLVTDPEVLVLDEPTSAVDSHTEARVARGVRDLRAGRTTVVFTSSPLLLDRADRVVFLHGDTVAAVGDHRELVRTEPRYRAVVTREPEDATAPAGHAAEDGGPRADKVLHGLGELEELAEIEETA; the protein is encoded by the coding sequence ATGCAGATCCAAGACCTTCCGTATGCCGATCCGGGCGTGCCCGACGCGCGCTCGGGCCCCCGATTCCTGTGGTGGCTCTTCCGCAACCAGCTGACCGGCCAGCTGAAGGCGCTGGCCTGGGGCCTGCTGCACTTCGCCTCCGTGGCCTCACTGCCGTTCTGCGTCGGTGTCGCCGTCCAGGCCGCGGTCGACCGCTCCGGCGGCCGGCTCGCGCTGGCCGGCGGCCTGATGGCGCTGGCCTGCGCGGGCAACGCGGTCGGCGACACCTTCCTGCACCGCGCCGCCGTCACCAACTGGATCACCGCCGCCGCCCGGGTGCAGCAACTGCTGGGCCGCAAGGCCGCCGTGCTGGGCTCCGTACTGACCCGGCGGGTGGCCGCGGGCGAGGTCGTGGCCGTGTCCACGGGGGACGTGGAGAAGATCGGCTGGTTCGTGGAGGCCCTGTCGCGGTTCACGGCCGCCGCGGTCACCATCGCCCTCGTCACCGTCGGCCTCCTCGTCTACCAGCCCGCCCTGGGTGTCGTCGTCGCCGTGGGCCTGCCCGTGCTGGCGCTCGCGGTGCTGCCGCTGCTGCCCCGGGCCACCCGGCGGGCGGACGTCCAGCGCGAGAAGGCCGGACGGGCCACCGAGCTCGCCTCGGACACCGTCGCCGGGCTGCGGGTGCTGCGCGGCATCGGCGGCGAGGACCTCTTCCTCGACCGCTACCGGCGCGCCTCGCAGGAGGTCCGCCACGCCGCCGTGCGCAGCGCGCGGATGTGGTCGCTGATCGCGGCCGTCCAGGTGCTGCTTCCGGGCCTGCTGCTCATCACCGTGGTCTGGTACGGCGTCCATCTGGCCCGCGACGGCCGCATCGCCGTGGGTGAACTGGTCACCGTCTACAGCTCGGTGATGCTCCTTACCTACCCTTTGCGCCATTTCGAGGAGATCGCGATGGCCTACTCCTTCTCGCGTCCCTCGGCCAGGCGTGCCGCGCGGGTGCTGTCGCTGGAGCGGGCCACGGACACCGCCGGGACGCGTCCCGCCGGGGTGCCGGCCGGCGACCTGTACGACCCCGGGACCGGACTGCTCGCCCCCGCCGGCCGGCTCACCGCCGTGGTCTGCGGGGACCCGGACGCGGCGGGACGACTGGCCGAACGGCTCGGCGGGCACGCCACGCAGGAGGGCGGCGCGGTGCTGCTCGGCGGGGTGCCCCTGGACGAACTGCCGCTGGACAGCGCCCGCACGGCCGTCCTGGTGCAGGACAAGGACCCCGTGCTGCTCTCCGGCACGCTCCGGGACCTGTTCGACGTGCCCGCGTCCGGTGCGGTCGCCCCGGAGGCGGCGCTGGACGCCGCGCAGTGCGGGGACGTGCTGGCCGCACTGGTCCAGGGGTCACTGGGCGCCGAGGACCCGATGGACGCGCGCATCACCGAACGCGGCCGGTCGCTGTCCGGCGGGCAGCGGCAGCGGCTGGCGCTCGCCCGGTCACTGGTCACGGACCCGGAGGTGCTCGTCCTGGACGAACCGACCTCGGCCGTCGACTCGCACACCGAGGCCCGCGTCGCCCGGGGCGTACGCGATCTGCGGGCGGGCCGGACCACCGTGGTGTTCACCTCCTCCCCGCTGCTCCTCGACCGCGCAGACCGGGTGGTGTTCCTGCACGGCGACACCGTCGCGGCGGTCGGCGACCACCGGGAACTGGTGCGCACCGAGCCTCGCTACCGGGCCGTGGTGACCCGCGAGCCCGAGGACGCGACCGCGCCCGCCGGACACGCCGCCGAGGACGGCGGGCCGCGCGCGGACAAGGTCCTGCACGGCCTGGGGGAACTGGAAGAACTCGCAGAGATCGAGGAGACGGCATGA